From Sceloporus undulatus isolate JIND9_A2432 ecotype Alabama chromosome 6, SceUnd_v1.1, whole genome shotgun sequence, one genomic window encodes:
- the ARL5B gene encoding ADP-ribosylation factor-like protein 5B isoform X2: protein MGLIFAKLWSLFCNQEHKVIIVGLDNAGKTTILYQFLMNEVVHTSPTIGSNVEEIVVKNTHFLMWDIGGQESLRSSWNTYYTNTEVCRLXXXXILVVDSIDRERLSITKEELYRMLAHEDLRKAAVLIFANKQDMKGCMTAAEISKYLTLSSIKDHPWHIQSCCALTGEGLCQGLEWMTSRIGVR, encoded by the exons ATGGGTCTAATATTCGCCAAGCTGTGGAGTCTTTTCTGTAACCAGG AGCACAAAGTGATAATTGTGGGACTTGACAATGCTGGAAAGACCACCATTCTGTACCAGTT CCTCATGAATGAAGTGGTTCACACTTCTCCCACCATAGGAAGCAATGTTGAAGAAATAGTAGtaaaaaacacacatttcctCATGTGGGATATCGGAGGACAGGAGTCATTACGGTCATCCTGGAATACGTATTATACAAACACAGAGGTATGTCG TTTATTNNNNNNNNNNATCCTTGTAGTTGACAGCATTGATCGAGAGAGACTGTCCATCACAAAGGAAGAACTTTACAGAATGCTAGCTCACGAG GACTTGCGAAAAGCTGCAGTTCTCATCTTTGCAAACAAGCAAGATATGAAAGGTTGTATGACAGCAGCTGAAATTTCCAAATACCTCACCCTTAGTTCCATAAAAGATCATCCATGGCATATTCAGTCTTGTTGTGCACTAACAGGAGAAGG ATTGTGTCAAGGTTTGGAATGGATGACTTCTCGAATTGGAGTAAGATAA
- the ARL5B gene encoding ADP-ribosylation factor-like protein 5B isoform X1: MGLIFAKLWSLFCNQEHKVIIVGLDNAGKTTILYQFLMNEVVHTSPTIGSNVEEIVVKNTHFLMWDIGGQESLRSSWNTYYTNTEDLRKAAVLIFANKQDMKGCMTAAEISKYLTLSSIKDHPWHIQSCCALTGEGLCQGLEWMTSRIGVR, encoded by the exons ATGGGTCTAATATTCGCCAAGCTGTGGAGTCTTTTCTGTAACCAGG AGCACAAAGTGATAATTGTGGGACTTGACAATGCTGGAAAGACCACCATTCTGTACCAGTT CCTCATGAATGAAGTGGTTCACACTTCTCCCACCATAGGAAGCAATGTTGAAGAAATAGTAGtaaaaaacacacatttcctCATGTGGGATATCGGAGGACAGGAGTCATTACGGTCATCCTGGAATACGTATTATACAAACACAGAG GACTTGCGAAAAGCTGCAGTTCTCATCTTTGCAAACAAGCAAGATATGAAAGGTTGTATGACAGCAGCTGAAATTTCCAAATACCTCACCCTTAGTTCCATAAAAGATCATCCATGGCATATTCAGTCTTGTTGTGCACTAACAGGAGAAGG ATTGTGTCAAGGTTTGGAATGGATGACTTCTCGAATTGGAGTAAGATAA